A window of Actinomadura rubteroloni contains these coding sequences:
- a CDS encoding type IV secretory system conjugative DNA transfer family protein: MADTTRLVFGELHFPRPLAVDRVVEWLTHLASAGSARLVLEARADTAGVRYLLGSRSDDLARLRRQLGAAMPGTQFVTGASPLRRDTVQAAARVRLRPAGLPLRTDAPEATTRALLSHLAVPLHAAEALVVQVVLGPSHAPRRMLGRPAEPASSVWSLLSRGQSAASTETRARMARRLGQAGFAATVRLGIASRHRDRRRALLFGLMGALATAQSAGVRLDLVREAPKRLDLGMVPWRWPLHLGVDELAVLLGWPYPEGELPGLPPLHPRPLRAADGVHTGPRVFAQSAAPGDDRTVGISATDQTFHAVAYGPSGSGKTNALLHLIVADIEAGRPVAVLDPKKQLIDDVLVRVPDHRVDDVVILDAAEAQPVGFNPLDVTGRDPDVVVDGILAVFQAVFADGWGPRTADTFSASLRTLARASSATRPATLLDLPRLLTDPQFRRPLVGRVHDDMALAGFWAWYEAQSPGAQAAVIAPPLNKLRQFLLRPALTRMLDQRESRFRLRDTFRDNKVVLVPLNEGLIGPGTASLLGSLVIADLWQATQERADDPKASTHPGMIYVDEAPRFLNLPLSLADALAVSRSLGVGWFLAAQFRCRRLRHRAQRAARPRRRNYATRKITSRVGKEESQ; this comes from the coding sequence ATGGCTGACACGACCCGTCTGGTGTTCGGTGAGCTCCACTTTCCTCGGCCGCTGGCTGTGGACCGGGTGGTCGAGTGGCTGACGCATCTGGCGTCGGCAGGCTCGGCCCGGCTGGTCCTCGAAGCCCGCGCGGATACCGCTGGCGTGCGGTACCTGCTGGGCAGCCGATCTGATGATTTGGCACGGCTGCGCCGTCAGCTCGGCGCGGCCATGCCTGGCACGCAGTTCGTCACGGGAGCGTCCCCGCTAAGACGTGACACCGTCCAAGCAGCAGCCCGCGTCCGGCTGCGACCGGCTGGCCTGCCGCTACGGACCGACGCGCCCGAGGCGACAACGCGCGCATTGCTCTCGCACCTGGCCGTGCCGCTCCATGCGGCCGAGGCGCTCGTCGTCCAGGTCGTACTCGGTCCGTCCCATGCGCCGCGCCGGATGCTCGGGCGGCCCGCGGAACCGGCCTCGTCGGTGTGGTCGCTGCTCAGCAGGGGGCAATCCGCTGCCAGCACTGAGACCCGTGCCCGTATGGCGCGACGGCTCGGGCAAGCCGGGTTCGCGGCGACCGTCCGGCTTGGGATTGCCAGTCGTCATCGTGACCGTCGCCGCGCGCTGCTCTTCGGCCTTATGGGTGCGCTGGCGACCGCGCAGAGTGCCGGGGTACGGCTGGACCTGGTGCGCGAGGCACCCAAACGGCTCGATCTCGGGATGGTGCCGTGGCGATGGCCGCTGCATCTGGGGGTCGATGAACTGGCCGTGCTGCTCGGCTGGCCCTACCCGGAGGGCGAGTTGCCGGGGCTGCCGCCGCTGCATCCGCGCCCGCTACGGGCCGCGGATGGCGTCCACACCGGACCGCGTGTCTTCGCCCAAAGTGCCGCACCGGGCGACGACCGCACGGTCGGCATCTCCGCGACCGACCAGACGTTTCACGCCGTCGCCTACGGACCGAGCGGGAGCGGCAAGACCAATGCGCTCCTGCACCTCATCGTGGCGGATATCGAGGCAGGGCGGCCCGTCGCGGTCTTGGACCCCAAGAAACAGCTCATTGACGACGTCCTCGTTCGCGTCCCCGACCACCGCGTTGACGATGTCGTCATCCTGGACGCCGCCGAGGCGCAGCCGGTCGGCTTCAACCCGCTCGACGTCACCGGCCGCGACCCCGACGTGGTGGTCGACGGAATCCTGGCCGTCTTCCAGGCGGTGTTCGCGGACGGCTGGGGGCCGCGCACCGCCGACACCTTCTCGGCGTCCCTGCGGACGCTGGCCCGCGCCAGCTCGGCCACACGCCCGGCGACACTCCTGGACCTGCCCCGGCTGCTCACCGATCCGCAGTTCCGACGCCCGCTGGTCGGCCGCGTCCACGACGACATGGCACTGGCCGGATTCTGGGCCTGGTACGAGGCGCAGTCGCCCGGCGCACAGGCAGCGGTGATCGCCCCGCCACTGAACAAGCTGCGCCAATTCCTGCTCCGGCCGGCATTGACCCGGATGCTAGATCAGCGGGAGAGCCGGTTCCGGCTGCGCGACACCTTCCGGGACAACAAGGTCGTCCTGGTACCGCTCAACGAGGGACTCATCGGACCGGGAACGGCCTCGCTCCTCGGCTCACTCGTCATCGCCGACCTCTGGCAGGCCACCCAGGAACGCGCCGACGACCCGAAGGCAAGCACACACCCGGGAATGATCTACGTCGACGAAGCCCCGCGCTTCTTGAACTTGCCCCTGTCGCTGGCCGACGCCCTCGCCGTCTCCCGGTCGCTCGGTGTCGGCTGGTTCCTGGCCGCGCAGTTCCGCTGCCGACGACTACGGCATCGAGCCCAACGGGCCGCGCGACCACGAAGACGAAACTACGCCACCAGAAAGATAACTAGCAGGGTGGGAAAGGAGGAATCACAATGA
- a CDS encoding MT-A70 family methyltransferase, which produces MDENKQPANQRRVPSKFRTILADPPWDVMQHGTRGASRHYPLMSLNRIKAMPVSDLAEEDAFLWLWCTNATLRDGYDIAEAWGFTVRSPLTWIKFRLGLGHYLRNASEHLLLATRGRAHVLARNQPTWMPAPVQEHSHKPEE; this is translated from the coding sequence ATGGACGAGAACAAGCAGCCAGCGAACCAACGACGCGTTCCGTCGAAATTCAGGACGATTCTCGCGGACCCGCCGTGGGACGTGATGCAACATGGCACGCGCGGGGCGTCGCGTCATTATCCGCTCATGTCGCTGAACCGGATAAAGGCGATGCCTGTGAGTGATCTCGCCGAAGAGGACGCCTTTCTCTGGCTGTGGTGTACCAATGCCACTCTGCGCGATGGCTACGACATTGCGGAAGCCTGGGGCTTTACCGTTCGGTCACCGTTGACCTGGATCAAGTTCCGCCTTGGCCTCGGCCACTACTTGCGGAATGCCAGTGAACACCTGCTGCTCGCAACCCGTGGCCGGGCGCATGTGCTGGCCAGGAACCAGCCGACGTGGATGCCCGCGCCAGTGCAAGAGCACAGCCACAAACCGGAGGAATAG